Proteins from a single region of Ananas comosus cultivar F153 linkage group 3, ASM154086v1, whole genome shotgun sequence:
- the LOC109707787 gene encoding trans-resveratrol di-O-methyltransferase-like, whose translation MEYTVESKDLLEAQSHVSNHIFNFINSMSLKCAVELGIPDAVHSNGGKPVSFCELANKLSIPSTRIDDLRRLMRLLVHSGFFTSQKIEKGVGDGKRDVELFLPTINSSLLLKENDISVSPFVLAMLDRIFALPWHSLGEWFRQSMVPTAFEIAHGDHLWGVTNKNASFGDSFNEGMASDASLVGKLVATAPRAAAAGASCLQRRRCGFTLEFHVPLTVTYALLNLLRSEEAGVHEETHQAAQWILHDWSDEDCVKHNFSSIYVLMMVVTSGKQRNEKEWNKLFTDAGYKEYKILNALGLRSVIEVYY comes from the exons ATGGAATACACGGTAGAATCCAAGGATTTGTTAGAAGCTCAATCCCATGTGTCGAACCACATTTTTAACTTCATAAATTCTATGTCCCTAAAATGTGCCGTGGAGCTTGGCATCCCCGACGCAGTGCACTCGAACGGCGGCAAGCCTGTCTCATTCTGCGAGCTGGCGAACAAGCTGTCCATTCCGTCGACCCGTATTGATGACCTGCGCCGCCTGATGCGCCTCCTCGTGCACTCCGGCTTCTTCACTTCTCAAAAGATTGAGAAGGGCGTAGGCGACGGTAAGAGGGACGTGGAACTCTTTCTCCCAACCATCAACTCTTCCCTCCTTTTGAAGGAAAACGACATTAGTGTTTCGCCGTTCGTGCTTGCCATGCTCGACCGTATATTTGCATTGCCATGGCATAGCCTTGGCGAGTGGTTTCGGCAGTCAATGGTGCCGACCGCCTTTGAAATAGCTCACGGAGATCACTTGTGGGGAGTAACAAACAAAAATGCAAGTTTCGGTGACTCCTTTAACGAGGGGATGGCGAGCGACGCCAGTTTGGTGGGCAAACTGGTCGCCACAGCGCCTCGTGCTGCGGCGGCGGGAGCTTCTTGTCTGCAGAGGCGCCGCTGCGGG TTCACTTTAGAGTTCCACGTCCCTCTTACCGTCACCTACGCCCTTCTCAATCTTTTGAGAAGTGAAGAAGCCGGAGTGCACGAGGAGACGCATCAGGCGGCGCAG TGGATCTTACACGATTGGAGTGACGAGGACTGCGTGAAACACAACTTTTCTTCTATATACGTACTCATGATGGTTGTAACTTCAGGAAAACAGAGAAATGAAAAGGAATGGAACAAATTGTTTACTGACGCAGGTTATAAGGAGTATAAGATACTAAATGCATTAGGCTTACGGTCTGTTATTGAGGTTTATtattaa